The following proteins are co-located in the Cryptococcus neoformans var. grubii H99 chromosome 1, complete sequence genome:
- a CDS encoding lathosterol oxidase, whose translation MDIILEYSDEYLLDKVYNFLLPHPPVPSSLKSINTTALPESYSSSTTYHPSIAPTSLLPRDSIIRQSISLFTVALLGAYALYFIFCSLSYYYVYDRRLEHHPKFLKDQKRKEIISSVVAAPWIALMTLPWFVAEVRGYSMLYENVADYGWGYTALSVFMFLLFTDFGIYWVHRIEHHPAIYKHIHKPHHKWIVPTPYAALAFHPVDGYAQSLPYHIFPFIFPLHKYVYLGLFVFVQFWTILIHDGDMITGHMLERYINGPAHHTLHHLYFTCNYGQYFTWADQYFDSYRDPAPQLDPIHESLKMMRKKGLIDEAGNPIPQARQGKKEQ comes from the exons ATGGACATCATCCTCGAATACTCTGATGAGTACCTCCTCGACAAAGTCTATaacttcctccttccccatcccccTGTTCCCTCATCTCTCAAATCGATAAACACCACTGCTCTTCCGGAATCCTATTCTAGCTCAACAACCTACCACCCGTCTATTGCACCCacctcccttctccctcgcGACTCTATCATTCGCCAATCGATATCCCTTTTCACCGTCGCTCTTCTCGGAGCCTATGCCCTCTacttcatcttctgctCATTATCATACTATTATGTGTACGATAGAAGATTAGAACATCACCCGAAATTCCTTAAAGaccagaagaggaaagaaataATCTCGTCCGTTGTTGCGGCACCGTGGATAGCGTTGATGACCTTGCCGTGGTTCGTTGCTGAGGTGAGAGGGTATAGCATGCTGTACGAAAACGTGGCAGATTATGGATGGGGCTACACCGCGTTGAGCGTGTTTATGTTCTTGTTGTTTACAGACTTTGGGATTTACTGGGTGCATCGAATTGAGCACCATCCGGCGATCTACAAGCACATCCATAAGCCACATCACAAATGGATCG TACCCACCCCGTACGCTGCGCTTGCGTTCCACCCCGTAGACGGCTACGCCCAGTCCCTTCCTTACCA TATCTTCCCAttcatcttccctctccataAATATGTCTATCTCGGCCTATTCGTCTTTGTCCAATTCTGGACTATTCTCATCCACGACGGTGATATGATCACCGGCCACATGTTGGAGAGGTACATTAACGGTCCAGCGCACCATACCTTGCATCATTTATATTTCACTTGCAATTATGGACAG TACTTTACTTGGGCAGACCAGTACTTTGACTCATATCGTGACCCCGCTCCTCAACTTGACCCTATCCATGAGAGTTTGAaaatgatgagaaagaagggacTGATAGATGAAGCTGGGAACCCTATTCCTCAGGCTAGacaagggaagaaggaacaatGA
- a CDS encoding oxidoreductase → MAKSAMRTVVVLGASYGGCPAIKILAEKLPRNYKLIAIDRNTHMNHVYTFSRFTVKTKHAPKGFIPYKHLLDPQPKHAPEIDLSTPPETPPIHPSVLNQEDEVLAGRARHQFIQGVVTKLSSKEISFVRPSEEARPDFKGAAATNVDSKGTNMTYGEFDGPEEKIEYDYLLYALGSTLPDPVNVWKPLRGQPRITGEERKLGSKKHGLRFMAFQSEKFKAANKILIVGGGALGIQYATDLKDVYPEKKVTLLHSRTRLLPIYPIKLHVKVMETLTKMGVDVVLGERVMTWPDEPEVLDGKIKYVTTDKGRTFKADIVLPCTGQRPNVSLMAQLDPALISPATGRIRVLPTQQVRLSRPASVENTDKQLAKSSIPTVTPPLTPSPATFNGSDEAQLQTQKNYNHIFAIGDCAQTKAIQAGHTAFGQGEVAARNILRLIAKEEGEVEKINDGELEEYEAPKPAIKLTLGIKNGVLVDGESVTPSDTGEEDLHALLMWGLPNAMGMDIDE, encoded by the exons ATGGCCAAGTCTGCGATGCGCACCGTCGTTGTCCTCGGTGCCTCCTACGGGGGTTGTCCGGCTATCAAGATCCTGGCGGAGAAGCTTCCTCGTAATTACAAGTTGATCGCTATTGATAGGAATACCCATATGAACC ATGTCTATACGTTCTCCCGCTTCACGGTCAAGACCAAACATGCTCCCAAGGGTTTTATACCTTACAAACATTTGCTCGACCCGCAACCCAAGCATGCGCCCGAAATAGATCTTTCAACTCCTCCTGAAACACCgcccatccatccatccgtGCTTAAtcaggaagatgaagttCTAGCTGGAAGAGCGAGACATCAGTTTATTCAAGGTGTGGTCACCAAGCTATCTTCAAAGGAGATCAGCTTCGTTCGTCCTAGTGAGGAGGCCCGTCCGGACTTTAAAGGTGCCGCTGCGACTAACGTTGACAGCAAGGGAACCAATATGACGTACGGCGAATTTGACGGAccggaagagaagattgagtACGACTACCTACTTTATGCCCTTGGCAGTACCCTTCCCGATCCTGTTAACGTCTGGAAACCTCTCAGAGGTCAGCCACGGATTACTGGAGAGGAGCGAAAGCTAGGGAGTAAGAAGCATGGCTTAAGATTCATGGCCTTCCAATCAGAAAAGTTCAAGGCGGCGAATAAAATCTTGATAGTCGGAGGAGGCGCGTTGGGAATACAGTATGCGACTGACTTGAAGGACGTGTATcccgagaagaaggttaCTCTGCTACATTCAAGGACGAGACTGTTACCCATCTACCCTATCAAGCTGCATGTCAAAG TTATGGAAACCCTTACCAAAATGGGGGTCGATGTCGTGCTTGGAGAACGAGTGATGACATGGCCTGATGAGCCTGAAGTGCTTGATGGGAAGATCAAATATGTTACTACTGATAAAGGCCGTACATTCAAAGCAGACATCGTT CTGCCATGTACAGGCCAAAGACCCAACGTTTCCTTGATGGCCCAGCTTGACCCTGCACTCATTTCACCTGCGACCGGTCGTATTCGCGTGCTCCCCACTCAGCAAGTCCGTCTCTCCCGGCCAGCGTCTGTAGAAAACACGGACAAGCAATTGGCCAAATCATCCATTCCCACCGTAACGCCTCCATTGACCCCTTCACCTGCTACTTTCAATGGCTCCGACGAAGCTCAGCTACAAACCCAGAAAAATTACAACCACATCTTCGCCATTGGAGACTGTGCGCAGACTAAAGCTATCCAAGCTGGACATACAGCTTTTGGCCAAGGGGAAGTCGCTGCGAGGAACATTTTGAGGCTGATtgcgaaagaagaaggagaagtagAAAAGATAAATGACGGGGAATTGGAGGAATATGAAGCACCTAAGCCTGCTATCAAGCTCACACTCGGCATT AAAAATGGGGTACTGGTAGACGGGGAAAGTGTGACGCCTAGCGATACGGGCGAAGAAGACCTGCACGCCCTGCTCATGTG GGGACTTCCTAATGCGATGGGGATGGACATCGACGAATAA
- a CDS encoding mannitol dehydrogenase, whose translation MSNSIPPQFTGWAAYSPQRGDQIELKPHSYMPRKFEDDDVIIKVECCGLCGSDVHTVRMETPGPTITGHEIVGTVVKAGPKSEHKVGERVGFGGQAGSCRSCARCKDEFENYCPQSQNAFLSPLESETQPYTQGGFSDYYQAKGHFAIKIPDEVSSVDAAPLLCAGVTVFTPLKHYKAGPSVKVGVVGIGGLGHVGLQFAKATGAHVTAISSSSSKRDDAAKLGADAYLDTSDEEAVKAAFSTLDLIICTSYQDNMPLKEVYLPLLRPLGNIVILGLAESGYPTLGVWDLLGKSVTSSMIGSPKDHADMFAAVVKHNIRPWVQTRPMAEASKAFTDFRKGVPKYRFVLTA comes from the exons ATGTCCAACTCTATCCCTCCTCAGTTCACTGGATGGGCTGCCTACTCTCCTCAACGTGGAGACCAAATTGAACTCAAACCGCACAGCTACATGCCAAGGAagtttgaggatgacgatgtcATCATCAAAGTCGAGTGCTGCGGTCTTTGCGGT AGCGACGTCCACACGGTTCGTATGGAAACACCTGGCCCTACCATCACTGGTCACGAGATCGTCGGTACCGTTGTCAAGGCTGGTCCCAAATCTGAGCACAAAGTGGGGGAGCGCGTCGGTTTCGGTGGTCAGGCTGGGTCTTGCAGAAGCTGTGCTAGGTGCAAGGACGAGTTTGAAAACTA TTGCCCCCAATCTCAAAACGCTTTCCTGTCCCCCCTTGAAAGTGAAACCCAGCCATACACCCAGGGCGGCTTTAGCGATTACT ACCAAGCCAAGGGTCATTTTGCCATTAAGATCCCTGACGAAGTCTCTTCCGTCGATGCCGcccctcttctttgtgcTGGTGTGACAGTTTTCACTCCCCTCAAACACTATAAGGCTGGTCCCAGCGTGAAGGTTGGTGTCGTCGGTATTGGTGGTTTAGGCCATGTGGGTCTA CAATTCGCCAAGGCCACCGGTGCCCATGTTACTGCGATATCCTCCAGTAGCAGCAAGCGAGATGACGCTGCCAAGCTTGGTGCTGATGCCTACCTTGACACCTCTGACGAGgaagctgtcaaggctgctTTCAGCACTCTCGACCTCATCATTTGCACCAGTTATCAGGACAACATGCCTCTCAAGGAGGTTTACCTTCCTTTGCTCCGTCCTCTAGGTAACATC GTGATCCTAGGTCTCGCGGAGTCCGGTTATCCTACTCTCGGTGTATGGGACTTGCTCGGTAAATCGGTCACTAGCTCTATGATCGGCTCCCCGAAAGATCACGCGGACATGTTCGCCGCTGTAGTCAAGCACAACATCCGCCCTTGGGTGCAGACTAGGCCCATGGCGGAAGCTAGCAAGGCCTTCACCGATTTCAGGAAGGGCGTTCCCAAGTACCGGTTCGTCCTTACTGCTTAA
- a CDS encoding peroxin-7, with product MRYLRLPLPPFAHNNLAFSPFYDHHLALASGSNFGLVGNGRVHVVKMDQQVAGGLGLVRSWDTADCVYDVAWSEIHENQIAAACGNGAIKLFDLALEGLPIQAWQEHTAEVTSIEWNNIEKALFVTGSWDQSVKVWNPSRQSSILTIPAHAGQIYSSTWSPHSPTIIATCASDGFIRIWDTRTLPSSIQEIFPPSAAPNPMSPSSAGEILSCDWNKYTPQLLAFSSQDGGVSTVDLRYISRNAEKMAVRLVGRHSLPARKVKWDPHNGTRLLSAGYDMTCRVWQTDLPPAAPLKELFNHQNHTEFVMAADWALFDPGLVASAGWDGDLHMYRV from the exons ATGAGATATCTCCgcctccctctccctccgTTTGCACATAATAATCTCGCCTTCTCCCCTTTTTACGATCATCATTTGGCTCTTGCTTCCGGTTCCAACTTTGGGCTAGTTGGCAATGGCAGGGTGCACGTCGTCAAGATGGACCAGCAGGTCGCGGGTGGATTAGGGTTGGTGAGAAGTTGGGATACAGCGGATTGCGTGTACGATGTGGCTTGGAGCGAGATACATGA GAATCAGATAGCTGCAGCTTGCGGTAACGGTGCCATCAAACTTTTTGATCTTGCTCTCGAA GGATTACCTATACAAGCTTGGCAAGAACATACGGCTGAAGTCACGTCCATCGAATGGAATAACATTGAAAAGGCATTATTTGTAACCGGTTCCTGGGACCAATCAGTCAAAGTC TGGAATCCCAGTCGACAGTCATCAATCTTAACCATACCTGCCCATGCGGGCCAAATATATTCTTCCACTTGGTCTCCTCATTCGCCAACCATTATCGCTACTTGTGCTTCTGATGGGTTTATCCGGATATGGGATACACGTACTctcccctcctccatccaagaaatcttccctccttccgcTGCTCCTAATCCAATGTCACCAAGCTCTGCTGGAGAAATACTTAGCTGTGACTGGAATAAGTATACTCCACAACTGCTAGCGTTTTCTTCTCAAGATGGAGGGGTCAGTACGGTGGATTTAAGGTATATATCTCGCAATgcagagaagatggcggTAAGGCTAGTGGGAAGGCATAGTTTACCAGCGAGGAAAGTGAAGTGGGATCCGCATAATGGAACCAGATTACTGAGTGCAGGCTACGATATGACCTGTAGAGT CTGGCAAACTGATCTGCCTCCAGCAGCACCTTTAAAAGAGCTGTTTAACCATCAAAACCATACGGAGTTTGTAATGGCTGCAGACTGGGCCTTGTTTGACCCCGGATTGGTAGCTAGTGCGGGGTGGGACGGCGATTTGCATATGTATCGCGTCTAG